A DNA window from bacterium contains the following coding sequences:
- a CDS encoding LAGLIDADG family homing endonuclease, which yields MDQPIKYPINHLYRTIQGEGKLTGTPMALLRFQGCAVGCPFCVDGDTPVLMADWTSKPIREIQIGDEVMSYGGKRAYVVSRVIDTSQRVNEPTVEVCTDMGSVICTPDHVFHVNKHKSMVRKMPAGDLTGVWIKRSRLGNYSPWPSTEDYLRGYLMGAYAGDGSSSKWGGYTKIYWQVTDLDFAECLRDLVNRFGRNTNVTKSKRKTSAGKTVYRVSCAITDLEFIMDYPQTLEERRGYVAGFFDAEGSASKYQITIYQQDDKLLHRVNAMLRDFGFDPHWSASQIDPRNGKKMYGLRVTGVDECERFFAVFTPVIRRKQNKGRGKPGQLQAMLVDEVRPVASRTVYNLMTTKGNFFANGFLVDQCDTRETWPLAMANEVASLDALYEHKAAAGAPTPTDVGATPHYVYLTPNQLLTEITSRFRDLPYIMVTGGEPANYDLGPLVRIFHENTDRLLTIETSGTALGHIDADFDWVVVSPKFDMPGGLPVLRSALLAAARPHGELKLPIGKRAHYDIFIERMHQLGLDPADFDIALQPLSQSAKATQTCLELCYAHGHRLSIQIHKYIGVA from the coding sequence ATGGACCAGCCGATTAAATACCCTATCAATCACCTATATCGCACCATCCAGGGCGAGGGCAAGCTCACCGGCACGCCAATGGCCCTGCTGCGCTTCCAGGGCTGCGCGGTGGGATGCCCGTTTTGTGTCGATGGTGACACGCCTGTACTTATGGCAGACTGGACCTCCAAGCCCATCCGAGAAATCCAGATTGGCGATGAGGTAATGTCCTATGGCGGCAAGCGTGCATATGTTGTTTCGCGCGTCATCGATACTTCGCAACGAGTTAATGAACCCACTGTAGAGGTTTGCACCGATATGGGATCGGTGATCTGTACTCCAGATCATGTTTTCCATGTGAATAAGCATAAAAGTATGGTCAGAAAGATGCCTGCCGGTGATCTTACGGGTGTATGGATCAAACGATCTCGGCTTGGCAACTATTCTCCCTGGCCATCTACTGAAGATTATCTTCGTGGATATCTCATGGGTGCATATGCGGGCGATGGCTCTTCATCGAAGTGGGGAGGGTATACAAAAATCTATTGGCAGGTCACTGATCTGGATTTCGCTGAATGCTTGCGTGATCTTGTCAATAGGTTTGGCCGAAATACCAACGTGACCAAATCGAAGCGCAAAACGTCGGCGGGTAAAACTGTTTATCGAGTTTCCTGCGCAATTACGGACCTTGAGTTCATTATGGACTATCCTCAAACACTTGAGGAACGTCGGGGCTATGTAGCTGGGTTTTTTGACGCTGAAGGCTCGGCGTCGAAATATCAGATTACGATATATCAGCAGGATGATAAACTTTTGCATCGAGTTAATGCTATGCTCCGAGATTTTGGTTTTGACCCACACTGGTCCGCTTCTCAGATTGACCCGCGCAATGGCAAAAAGATGTATGGGTTGCGTGTTACGGGCGTAGATGAGTGTGAGCGTTTCTTTGCTGTATTTACGCCGGTAATCCGCCGCAAACAAAATAAGGGACGGGGAAAGCCGGGACAGTTGCAAGCAATGCTGGTAGATGAAGTCAGGCCAGTTGCTTCGCGTACTGTTTATAATCTCATGACGACAAAGGGAAATTTCTTTGCCAATGGGTTTCTCGTTGACCAATGCGATACGCGCGAAACCTGGCCGCTCGCTATGGCCAACGAAGTCGCCTCCCTGGACGCGCTCTACGAGCACAAGGCCGCCGCCGGTGCCCCCACCCCGACAGACGTCGGGGCCACTCCGCACTACGTCTACCTGACCCCCAACCAATTGCTCACCGAGATCACGTCGCGCTTCCGCGACCTGCCCTACATCATGGTCACGGGCGGTGAGCCGGCCAACTATGACCTCGGCCCGCTCGTGCGCATCTTTCACGAAAACACTGACCGCTTACTTACTATCGAAACCTCTGGCACGGCACTGGGTCACATCGACGCTGACTTCGACTGGGTCGTCGTCTCGCCCAAGTTCGATATGCCGGGCGGCTTGCCTGTGCTGCGCTCCGCTCTGCTTGCCGCCGCCCGGCCTCACGGCGAACTAAAATTGCCCATCGGCAAGCGTGCCCACTACGACATTTTCATCGAGCGGATGCACCAACTCGGACTCGACCCTGCCGACTTCGATATCGCACTCCAGCCCCTCTCGCAAAGCGCCAAGGCCACCCAAACCTGCCTTGAACTCTGCTACGCACACGGACACCGCCTCAGCATCCAGATTCACAAGTACATAGGAGTCGCCTGA
- a CDS encoding 6-carboxytetrahydropterin synthase, whose protein sequence is MYRIAKEFHFSASHQLLNLPDEHPCTRLHGHNYRVILELGAERLNAAGFVIDFGDLKPFKDYIDDTLDHRHLNDIFGPDVSPSAENIAAHLFDVALHLFGPITLSVTVYETEKAYARYGPAD, encoded by the coding sequence ATGTACCGGATCGCCAAGGAATTCCACTTCAGTGCGTCGCACCAACTGCTCAACCTGCCCGACGAGCATCCCTGCACGCGGCTCCACGGCCATAACTACCGCGTCATTCTCGAACTCGGCGCGGAGCGCCTCAACGCAGCCGGGTTCGTTATCGACTTCGGGGACCTCAAGCCCTTTAAGGACTACATCGACGACACGCTCGATCACCGCCACCTCAACGACATCTTCGGCCCTGACGTCTCGCCCTCCGCGGAAAACATCGCCGCCCATCTATTCGACGTGGCGCTGCACCTGTTCGGTCCCATCACACTCAGCGTGACCGTCTACGAGACAGAAAAGGCATACGCGCGCTATGGACCAGCCGATTAA
- a CDS encoding 7-cyano-7-deazaguanine synthase yields the protein MCSICGFITTQPTPELHDAFLRTFARSAERGRDSHGMVGGPHPDASWGHPFALRRPGPSTGIDETYSLGPAPTWVIANCRAEPTTEYVAAKTDDLIPPFVTPAGTAVTHNGTIANDKELAAALNLPPLPIDSMVIGPLIDRYGIHNALAQLVGSYALAVHAPDGTLYLACNYKPIFIKRLPNAYIFGSLEAHLREDWLDNIVQLPPYSLTTIAPDLTLSTQTLRPPIPARRALVICSGGLDSAVVATHYVRLGYDTTLLHFTYGCRAETREREAVNALAAHLQCAARFIDMRTLFRADIGHSRLTDTAADLMTERGGERSAELAYEWVPARNLIFSSVALAYAEAHGFSTIALGNNLEESGAYPDNEMIFTLKFADLVPNAVNLNAQIAIEQPVGNLTKHEIVRLGLELDAPLHLTWSCYENGPTHCGTCGSCHLRRHAFAHNHTPDPVPYREAS from the coding sequence ATGTGTAGCATCTGCGGCTTTATCACCACCCAGCCCACGCCTGAACTCCACGACGCCTTCCTGCGCACTTTTGCCCGTTCTGCCGAGCGCGGGCGCGACAGCCACGGCATGGTGGGCGGCCCCCACCCCGACGCAAGTTGGGGCCACCCCTTCGCCCTACGCCGGCCTGGCCCCAGCACCGGCATCGACGAAACCTACAGCCTCGGCCCCGCGCCCACCTGGGTTATTGCCAACTGCCGCGCCGAACCCACCACCGAATACGTCGCCGCCAAAACCGACGACCTCATTCCGCCTTTCGTCACGCCCGCCGGCACCGCCGTCACGCACAACGGCACCATCGCCAACGACAAAGAACTCGCCGCCGCGCTCAACCTGCCCCCGCTCCCCATCGACAGCATGGTCATCGGTCCCCTCATCGACCGTTACGGCATCCACAACGCCCTTGCCCAACTGGTCGGCTCCTACGCCCTCGCTGTCCACGCGCCCGACGGCACTCTCTACCTCGCCTGCAACTACAAGCCCATCTTTATCAAGCGCCTGCCCAACGCCTACATCTTTGGCTCCCTCGAAGCCCACCTGCGCGAAGATTGGCTGGACAACATTGTCCAACTCCCACCTTACTCCCTCACCACCATCGCGCCCGACCTCACCCTCAGCACACAAACCCTGCGCCCACCCATCCCAGCCCGCCGCGCCCTCGTCATCTGCTCCGGCGGCCTGGACAGCGCCGTCGTCGCCACACACTACGTCCGCCTGGGTTATGACACCACCCTTCTGCACTTCACTTACGGCTGCCGCGCCGAGACGCGCGAGCGCGAGGCCGTCAACGCCCTCGCCGCCCATCTCCAGTGCGCCGCCCGCTTCATCGATATGCGCACCCTTTTCCGCGCCGACATTGGCCACTCGCGCCTCACCGATACCGCCGCCGATCTCATGACCGAGCGCGGCGGCGAGCGCAGCGCTGAACTTGCCTACGAATGGGTGCCCGCGCGCAACCTCATCTTCTCCAGCGTTGCCCTGGCCTACGCCGAGGCGCACGGCTTCTCCACAATTGCCCTGGGCAACAATCTCGAAGAGAGCGGCGCATACCCCGACAACGAGATGATCTTCACGCTCAAGTTCGCCGATCTCGTGCCCAACGCCGTCAACCTCAACGCCCAAATCGCCATCGAGCAGCCGGTGGGTAACCTCACAAAGCATGAAATCGTCCGCCTGGGCCTCGAACTCGATGCGCCCTTACACCTCACCTGGTCCTGTTACGAAAATGGCCCCACCCACTGCGGCACGTGCGGCTCATGCCATCTGCGCCGCCACGCTTTCGCACACAACCACACGCCCGATCCTGTCCCATACCGGGAGGCGTCATAA
- a CDS encoding ParB N-terminal domain-containing protein, which produces MAEPRPTTIIAPDADDKRYKIVSDLEPLLVPIDAIAVDPTNARAHPPGNISAIAGSLNRYGQRKPIVVNRRDNTIEAGNGTWDAAKLIRWTHIAVVFVDDDPHAATGYALADNRTTDLSYWDTEILADLLKSLDLSDANAAAYADVGFDEQFVRTILDAADLIDLDAMEQKLGALDAEDMLPFLRIQTTEEGVALYESHMRTAPAHNPIHKFVQIMQAVDPHILSEMEAIDDEEIPDA; this is translated from the coding sequence ATGGCCGAGCCGCGCCCCACAACCATTATTGCCCCCGACGCTGACGACAAGCGCTACAAGATCGTCTCCGATCTCGAACCGCTTCTGGTGCCCATCGACGCCATCGCGGTCGATCCCACCAACGCCCGCGCGCACCCGCCGGGCAACATCTCGGCCATCGCTGGCTCGCTCAATCGCTACGGCCAACGCAAACCTATCGTCGTCAACCGCCGCGACAACACCATCGAGGCCGGCAATGGCACCTGGGACGCGGCCAAGCTCATCCGCTGGACACACATCGCCGTCGTCTTTGTCGATGACGACCCGCACGCCGCCACCGGCTACGCGCTCGCGGACAACCGCACCACCGACCTCTCCTACTGGGACACGGAAATCTTAGCCGACCTGCTCAAGTCCCTCGACCTCAGCGATGCCAACGCTGCCGCATACGCCGATGTGGGCTTCGACGAACAATTCGTCCGCACCATCCTCGACGCTGCCGACCTCATCGATCTCGATGCCATGGAACAAAAACTTGGCGCACTCGACGCTGAAGACATGCTGCCCTTCCTGCGCATCCAGACCACCGAAGAGGGCGTCGCCCTGTACGAATCCCATATGCGCACCGCGCCCGCCCATAACCCAATCCACAAGTTCGTCCAGATTATGCAGGCCGTCGATCCACATATCCTATCCGAGATGGAAGCAATCGATGACGAAGAAATCCCAGACGCCTGA
- a CDS encoding excisionase family DNA-binding protein, with protein MIRALLATWLSEFVTVEQAALLTGRHYRTILRNVQSGGLDAYVTPGGEYFIYMEDLRAWHGARLGDSSEVVNKL; from the coding sequence ATGATTAGGGCGCTTTTGGCGACGTGGCTTTCGGAGTTTGTGACGGTGGAGCAGGCAGCGCTGCTGACGGGCCGGCACTATCGGACCATTCTGCGCAATGTGCAGAGCGGCGGGCTGGATGCGTATGTGACGCCCGGCGGGGAGTACTTCATATATATGGAGGACCTGCGCGCATGGCATGGGGCGAGGCTGGGCGACAGTAGCGAAGTTGTTAATAAGTTGTAA